The Balaenoptera acutorostrata chromosome 15, mBalAcu1.1, whole genome shotgun sequence genome contains a region encoding:
- the ITGAL gene encoding integrin alpha-L isoform X2, with product MNSCIMVIRLLLSGPFLFAPAWSYNLDVRHVQNFSIPHAGRHFGYRVLQVGNGVVVGAPGEGNNMGNLYQCQLGTGHCLPVRLSSNYTSKYLGMTLATDPTSDSLLACDPGMSRTCDQNIYLSGLCYLFRQNLRGPVLQGHPGYQECIKGNVDLVFLFDGSRSLQQDEFQKILDFMKDVMKKLSNSSYQFAAVQFSSTYKTEFTFLDYVKWKDPDILLAKVKHMRLLTNTFGAINYVATEVFRQELGARPDATKVLIIITDGEATDKANIDVAKDIIRYIIGIGKYFKTKESQETLHEFASKPAEEFVKILDTFEKLKDLFTELQKKIYVIEGTSKQDLTSFNMELSSSGISADLSRGHGIVGAAGAKDWAGGFLDLKTDLRGDTFVGNEPLTPEVRTGYLGYTVTWLPSRRTPSLLAAGAPRYQHVGRVLLFQEPKGGEPWSQIQKIDGIQIGSYFGGELCGVDMDQDGETELLLVGAPLFYGEQRGGRVFIYQRKKLGFEMVSELQGDPGYPLGRFGAVIAALTDINGDELTDVAVGAPLEEQGAVYIFNGQQAGLSPWPSQRIEGTRMLPGIRWFGRSIHGVKDLGGDGLVDVAVGAESQVIVLSSRPVVDIITAMSFSPAEIPVHEVECSYSTSDKKKEGVNITVCFQVKSLISQFKGHLVANLTYTLQLDGHRSRSRGLFPDGKHELSRNTAVTSVKSCTGFWFHFPVCTQDLISPINVSLNYSLWEEEGTPRDQRAGKDIQPILRPSPHSETKEIPFEKNCGEDKKCEADLGLTSTARSRVLRLTPSASLSVGLTLSNLGEDAYWVHLSLSFPRGLSFRKVETLKPHSQIPVSCEELPEETKLQSRALSCNVSSPIFKADTLVDIQVMFHTLLNGSWGDFVEVHANVSCNNEDSGLLEDNSATTSIPVMYPINILTKDQENSTLYISFTPKGPKIHDVKHIYQVRIQPSVYDHNVPTLEALVRVPQPHGEGPIMQKWSVQMEPPVTCHREDLESPSDVAEPCSLGAEFRCPVVFRQEILVQVIGTVELVGEIKASSMFSLCSSLSISFNSSKHFHLYGSNASLAQVIMKVDVVYEKEMVYLYVLSSIGGLLLLLLIFLALYKVGFFKRNLKERMEATVDASNEITGEDAGQPASGEEAKDPGCLEPLHEEEARDGGGRD from the exons CCCCAGCCTGGAGCTACAACCTGGATGTGCGACACGTGCAAAACTTCTCCATTCCACACGCCGGGAGGCATTTTGGGTACCGCGTCTTGCAGGTTGGAAACGG GGTTGTCGTGGGAGCTCCAGGTGAGGGGAACAACATGGGAAACCTCTATCAGTGCCAGCTGGGCACTGGACACTGCCTGCCAGTCAGACTGA GTTCCAACTATACCTCCAAGTACTTGGGAATGACCTTGGCGACAGACCCCACAAGTGACAGCCTTTTG GCCTGTGACCCTGGAATGTCTCGGACATGTGACCAGAACATCTATCTAAGTGGCCTGTGTTACCTCTTCCGCCAGAATCTGAGGGGTCCGGTGCTGCAAGGGCACCCTGGTTATCAGG AATGTATAAAGGGCAACGTAGACTTGGTATTTCTGTTTGATGGCTCAAGGAGCTTGCAGCAAGATGAATTTCAGAAAATTCTGGACTTCATGAAGGATGTGATGAAGAAACTCAGCAACTCTTCCTACCAG tttgcagctgttcagttttcctcaACCTACAAAACAGAATTTACTTTCTTGGATTATGTTAAATGGAAGGACCCTGATATTCTGCTTGCCAAAGTCAAACACATGCGCCTGTTGACCAACACCTTTGGTGCCATCAACTATGTCGC GACCGAGGTGTTCCGGCAAGAGCTGGGGGCCCGGCCAGATGCCACCAAAGTGCTTATCATCATCACTGACGGGGAAGCCACTGACAAAGCCAACATTGACGTGGCCAAAGACATCATCCGCTACATCATTGGG attggAAAGTATTTTAAGACCAAGGAAAGTCAGGAGACACTCCATGAATTTGCCTCAAAACCTGCGGAGGAGTTTGTAAAGATTCTGGACACATTTGAGAAGCTGAAAGATCTATTCACCGAGCTGCAAAAAAAGATCTATGTCATTGAAG GCACAAGCAAACAGGACCTGACATCCTTCAACATGGAGCTGTCCTCCAGCGGGATCAGTGCGGACCTCAGCAGG GGCCATGGCATTGTAGGGGCCGCTGGAGCCAAAGACTGGGCTGGGGGCTTTCTCGATCTGAAGACAGACCTGCGGGGTGATACATTTGTTGGGAATGAACCATTGACACCAGAAGTGAGGACAGGATATTTGG GCTACACGGTGACCTGGCTGCCCTCCCGACGGACCCCGTCGCTGCTGGCAGCTGGAGCCCCCCGATACCAGCACGTGGGGCGGGTGTTGCTGTTCCAAGAGCCAAAGGGCGGAGAACCCTGGAGCCAAATCCAGAAAATAGATGGGATCCAG ATTGGCTCTTATTTTGGTGGCGAGCTGTGTGGCGTTGACATGGACCAAGATGGGGAGACAGAGCTGCTGCTGGTTGGAGCCCCCCTCTTCTATGGCGAGCAGAGAGGAGGCCGGGTGTTTATCTACCAAAGAAAAAAG CTGGGGTTCGAAATGGTCTCAGAGCTGCAGGGGGATCCCGGCTACCCCCTTGGGCGATTTGGAGCAGTCATCGCTGCCCTGACGGACATCAATGGGGATGAGCTGACGGACGTGGCCGTGGGAGCCCCTCTGGAAGAGCAGGGGGCTGTGTACATCTTCAATGGGCAGCAAGCGGGGCTGAGCCCCTGGCCCAGTCAG CGGATAGAAGGGACCCGGATGCTCCCAGGAATTCGATGGTTTGGACGTTCCATCCACGGTGTGAAGGACCTTGGCGGGGACGGCCTGGTAGATGTGGCTGTAGGGGCTGAGAGCCAGGTGATCGTGCTGAG CTCCCGGCCTGTGGTGGATATCATCACAGCCATGTCCTTCTCCCCGGCCGAGATCCCAGTGCATGAAGTCGAGTGCTCGTATTCCACCAGCGACAAGAAGAAGGAAGGTGTTAACATCACAGTCTGTTTCCAGGTCAAGTCTCTCATCTCCCAGTTCAAAG GGCACCTGGTTGCCAACCTCACTTACACTCTGCAGCTGGATGGCCATCGGAGCAGAAGCCGGGGGTTGTTCCCAGATGGGAAACATGAGCTCAGCAGGAACACAGCTGTCACCTCAGTCAAGTCCTGCACTGGGTTCTGGTTCCACTTCCCG GTGTGCACTCAAGACCTCATCTCTCCCATCAATGTCTCCCTAAATTACTCTCTCTGGGAGGAAGAAGGGACACCGAGGGACCAAAGGGCG GGCAAGGACATCCAGCCCATCCTGAGACCCTCACCACACTCAGAGACCAAGGAG ATCCCTTTTGAGAAGAACTGCGGAGAGGACAAGAAATGTGAGGCTGACCTGGGGCTGACCTCCACTGCAAG ATCCAGAGTCCTGCGTCTGACCCCCTCCGCCAGCCTCTCTGTGGGGCTGACACTGAGTAACTTGGGAGAAGATGCTTACTGGGTCCACCTCAGCCTGAGCTTCCCTCGGGGACTCTCTTTCCGCAAAGTGGAGACACTCAAG ccccacagccaGATACCTGTGAGCTGCGAGGAGCTTCCCGAGGAGACCAAGCTTCAGAGCAGGGCCCTCTCTTGCAACGTGAGCTCTCCCATCTTCAAAGCGGACACCTTG GTTGATATCCAGGTGATGTTTCATACGCTGCTGAACGGCTCCTGGGGGGACTTTGTCGAGGTGCACGCCAATGTGAGCTG CAACAATGAGGACTCAGGCCTCCTGGAGGACAACTCGGCCACCACCAGCATACCAGTCATGTACCCCATCAACATCCTCACCAAGGA CCAGGAAAACTCCACGCTCTATATCAGTTTCACCCCCAAGGGTCCCAAGATCCACGATGTCAAGCACATCTACCAG GTGAGGATCCAGCCTTCTGTCTATGACCACAATGTGCCCACCCTGGAGGCCTTGGTTAGGGTACCACAGCCTCACGGCGAGGGGCCCATCATGCAGAAGTGGAGCGTGCAGATG GAGCCTCCCGTCACCTGCCACCGTGAGGATCTGGAGAGTCCATCTGATGTGGCTGAG CCTTGCTCACTTGGAGCCGAGTTCCGCTGCCCAGTGGTCTTCAGGCAGGAGATCCTCGTCCAAGTGATCGGGACGGTGGAGCTGGTTGGGGAAATCAAG gcCTCCTCCATGTTCAGCCTCTGCAGCTCCCTCTCCATCTCCTTCAACAGCAGCAAGCACTTTCACCTCTATGGCAGCAATGCCTCCCTGGCCCAG gtCATCATGAAGGTCGACGTGGTATATGAGAAGGAAATGGTCTATCTCTACGTGCTGAGCAGTATCGGGGGACTCTTGTTGCTGCTACTGATTTTCTTAGCTCTGTACAAG GTTGGTTTCTTCAAACGGAACCTGAAGGAGAGGATGGAGGCGACCGTAGATGCTTCAAATGAAATCACTGGAGAAGACGCTGGGCAGCCGGCGTCTGGGGAAGAAGCCAAGGACCCGGGCTGCCTGGAGCCCCTCCACGAGGAGGAGGCCCGAGATGGAGGTGGCAGGGACTGA
- the ITGAL gene encoding integrin alpha-L isoform X1, translated as MNSCIMVIRLLLSGPFLFAPAWSYNLDVRHVQNFSIPHAGRHFGYRVLQVGNGVVVGAPGEGNNMGNLYQCQLGTGHCLPVRLSSSNYTSKYLGMTLATDPTSDSLLACDPGMSRTCDQNIYLSGLCYLFRQNLRGPVLQGHPGYQECIKGNVDLVFLFDGSRSLQQDEFQKILDFMKDVMKKLSNSSYQFAAVQFSSTYKTEFTFLDYVKWKDPDILLAKVKHMRLLTNTFGAINYVATEVFRQELGARPDATKVLIIITDGEATDKANIDVAKDIIRYIIGIGKYFKTKESQETLHEFASKPAEEFVKILDTFEKLKDLFTELQKKIYVIEGTSKQDLTSFNMELSSSGISADLSRGHGIVGAAGAKDWAGGFLDLKTDLRGDTFVGNEPLTPEVRTGYLGYTVTWLPSRRTPSLLAAGAPRYQHVGRVLLFQEPKGGEPWSQIQKIDGIQIGSYFGGELCGVDMDQDGETELLLVGAPLFYGEQRGGRVFIYQRKKLGFEMVSELQGDPGYPLGRFGAVIAALTDINGDELTDVAVGAPLEEQGAVYIFNGQQAGLSPWPSQRIEGTRMLPGIRWFGRSIHGVKDLGGDGLVDVAVGAESQVIVLSSRPVVDIITAMSFSPAEIPVHEVECSYSTSDKKKEGVNITVCFQVKSLISQFKGHLVANLTYTLQLDGHRSRSRGLFPDGKHELSRNTAVTSVKSCTGFWFHFPVCTQDLISPINVSLNYSLWEEEGTPRDQRAQGKDIQPILRPSPHSETKEIPFEKNCGEDKKCEADLGLTSTARSRVLRLTPSASLSVGLTLSNLGEDAYWVHLSLSFPRGLSFRKVETLKPHSQIPVSCEELPEETKLQSRALSCNVSSPIFKADTLVDIQVMFHTLLNGSWGDFVEVHANVSCNNEDSGLLEDNSATTSIPVMYPINILTKDQENSTLYISFTPKGPKIHDVKHIYQVRIQPSVYDHNVPTLEALVRVPQPHGEGPIMQKWSVQMEPPVTCHREDLESPSDVAEPCSLGAEFRCPVVFRQEILVQVIGTVELVGEIKASSMFSLCSSLSISFNSSKHFHLYGSNASLAQVIMKVDVVYEKEMVYLYVLSSIGGLLLLLLIFLALYKVGFFKRNLKERMEATVDASNEITGEDAGQPASGEEAKDPGCLEPLHEEEARDGGGRD; from the exons CCCCAGCCTGGAGCTACAACCTGGATGTGCGACACGTGCAAAACTTCTCCATTCCACACGCCGGGAGGCATTTTGGGTACCGCGTCTTGCAGGTTGGAAACGG GGTTGTCGTGGGAGCTCCAGGTGAGGGGAACAACATGGGAAACCTCTATCAGTGCCAGCTGGGCACTGGACACTGCCTGCCAGTCAGACTGAGTA GTTCCAACTATACCTCCAAGTACTTGGGAATGACCTTGGCGACAGACCCCACAAGTGACAGCCTTTTG GCCTGTGACCCTGGAATGTCTCGGACATGTGACCAGAACATCTATCTAAGTGGCCTGTGTTACCTCTTCCGCCAGAATCTGAGGGGTCCGGTGCTGCAAGGGCACCCTGGTTATCAGG AATGTATAAAGGGCAACGTAGACTTGGTATTTCTGTTTGATGGCTCAAGGAGCTTGCAGCAAGATGAATTTCAGAAAATTCTGGACTTCATGAAGGATGTGATGAAGAAACTCAGCAACTCTTCCTACCAG tttgcagctgttcagttttcctcaACCTACAAAACAGAATTTACTTTCTTGGATTATGTTAAATGGAAGGACCCTGATATTCTGCTTGCCAAAGTCAAACACATGCGCCTGTTGACCAACACCTTTGGTGCCATCAACTATGTCGC GACCGAGGTGTTCCGGCAAGAGCTGGGGGCCCGGCCAGATGCCACCAAAGTGCTTATCATCATCACTGACGGGGAAGCCACTGACAAAGCCAACATTGACGTGGCCAAAGACATCATCCGCTACATCATTGGG attggAAAGTATTTTAAGACCAAGGAAAGTCAGGAGACACTCCATGAATTTGCCTCAAAACCTGCGGAGGAGTTTGTAAAGATTCTGGACACATTTGAGAAGCTGAAAGATCTATTCACCGAGCTGCAAAAAAAGATCTATGTCATTGAAG GCACAAGCAAACAGGACCTGACATCCTTCAACATGGAGCTGTCCTCCAGCGGGATCAGTGCGGACCTCAGCAGG GGCCATGGCATTGTAGGGGCCGCTGGAGCCAAAGACTGGGCTGGGGGCTTTCTCGATCTGAAGACAGACCTGCGGGGTGATACATTTGTTGGGAATGAACCATTGACACCAGAAGTGAGGACAGGATATTTGG GCTACACGGTGACCTGGCTGCCCTCCCGACGGACCCCGTCGCTGCTGGCAGCTGGAGCCCCCCGATACCAGCACGTGGGGCGGGTGTTGCTGTTCCAAGAGCCAAAGGGCGGAGAACCCTGGAGCCAAATCCAGAAAATAGATGGGATCCAG ATTGGCTCTTATTTTGGTGGCGAGCTGTGTGGCGTTGACATGGACCAAGATGGGGAGACAGAGCTGCTGCTGGTTGGAGCCCCCCTCTTCTATGGCGAGCAGAGAGGAGGCCGGGTGTTTATCTACCAAAGAAAAAAG CTGGGGTTCGAAATGGTCTCAGAGCTGCAGGGGGATCCCGGCTACCCCCTTGGGCGATTTGGAGCAGTCATCGCTGCCCTGACGGACATCAATGGGGATGAGCTGACGGACGTGGCCGTGGGAGCCCCTCTGGAAGAGCAGGGGGCTGTGTACATCTTCAATGGGCAGCAAGCGGGGCTGAGCCCCTGGCCCAGTCAG CGGATAGAAGGGACCCGGATGCTCCCAGGAATTCGATGGTTTGGACGTTCCATCCACGGTGTGAAGGACCTTGGCGGGGACGGCCTGGTAGATGTGGCTGTAGGGGCTGAGAGCCAGGTGATCGTGCTGAG CTCCCGGCCTGTGGTGGATATCATCACAGCCATGTCCTTCTCCCCGGCCGAGATCCCAGTGCATGAAGTCGAGTGCTCGTATTCCACCAGCGACAAGAAGAAGGAAGGTGTTAACATCACAGTCTGTTTCCAGGTCAAGTCTCTCATCTCCCAGTTCAAAG GGCACCTGGTTGCCAACCTCACTTACACTCTGCAGCTGGATGGCCATCGGAGCAGAAGCCGGGGGTTGTTCCCAGATGGGAAACATGAGCTCAGCAGGAACACAGCTGTCACCTCAGTCAAGTCCTGCACTGGGTTCTGGTTCCACTTCCCG GTGTGCACTCAAGACCTCATCTCTCCCATCAATGTCTCCCTAAATTACTCTCTCTGGGAGGAAGAAGGGACACCGAGGGACCAAAGGGCG CAGGGCAAGGACATCCAGCCCATCCTGAGACCCTCACCACACTCAGAGACCAAGGAG ATCCCTTTTGAGAAGAACTGCGGAGAGGACAAGAAATGTGAGGCTGACCTGGGGCTGACCTCCACTGCAAG ATCCAGAGTCCTGCGTCTGACCCCCTCCGCCAGCCTCTCTGTGGGGCTGACACTGAGTAACTTGGGAGAAGATGCTTACTGGGTCCACCTCAGCCTGAGCTTCCCTCGGGGACTCTCTTTCCGCAAAGTGGAGACACTCAAG ccccacagccaGATACCTGTGAGCTGCGAGGAGCTTCCCGAGGAGACCAAGCTTCAGAGCAGGGCCCTCTCTTGCAACGTGAGCTCTCCCATCTTCAAAGCGGACACCTTG GTTGATATCCAGGTGATGTTTCATACGCTGCTGAACGGCTCCTGGGGGGACTTTGTCGAGGTGCACGCCAATGTGAGCTG CAACAATGAGGACTCAGGCCTCCTGGAGGACAACTCGGCCACCACCAGCATACCAGTCATGTACCCCATCAACATCCTCACCAAGGA CCAGGAAAACTCCACGCTCTATATCAGTTTCACCCCCAAGGGTCCCAAGATCCACGATGTCAAGCACATCTACCAG GTGAGGATCCAGCCTTCTGTCTATGACCACAATGTGCCCACCCTGGAGGCCTTGGTTAGGGTACCACAGCCTCACGGCGAGGGGCCCATCATGCAGAAGTGGAGCGTGCAGATG GAGCCTCCCGTCACCTGCCACCGTGAGGATCTGGAGAGTCCATCTGATGTGGCTGAG CCTTGCTCACTTGGAGCCGAGTTCCGCTGCCCAGTGGTCTTCAGGCAGGAGATCCTCGTCCAAGTGATCGGGACGGTGGAGCTGGTTGGGGAAATCAAG gcCTCCTCCATGTTCAGCCTCTGCAGCTCCCTCTCCATCTCCTTCAACAGCAGCAAGCACTTTCACCTCTATGGCAGCAATGCCTCCCTGGCCCAG gtCATCATGAAGGTCGACGTGGTATATGAGAAGGAAATGGTCTATCTCTACGTGCTGAGCAGTATCGGGGGACTCTTGTTGCTGCTACTGATTTTCTTAGCTCTGTACAAG GTTGGTTTCTTCAAACGGAACCTGAAGGAGAGGATGGAGGCGACCGTAGATGCTTCAAATGAAATCACTGGAGAAGACGCTGGGCAGCCGGCGTCTGGGGAAGAAGCCAAGGACCCGGGCTGCCTGGAGCCCCTCCACGAGGAGGAGGCCCGAGATGGAGGTGGCAGGGACTGA